Proteins encoded within one genomic window of Spirulina major PCC 6313:
- a CDS encoding asparagine synthetase B family protein: MSGLFALWQRDGQPCDPAVLHAIQTALISSGPDAQTLWQEQPPIALGHTLLTVQTDTDPDRQPLTLDGQVWITASARLDGRAQLRDRLYQAGYPVAVTAPDGLLVLMAYLAWVEDCVDYLQGDFAFAVWDQRRDCLFCGRDQFGIKPLYYAEVGPVVVVSTTIAAIQAHPQVSTALNEEAIADLMLFDVHQNLHITTFQAIQAIPGGHCLSVRRDRLQVRRYWTLPVPEPIRYRDPHSYILHFQDHLEMAVRDRTRSDRIGLLLSGGLDSGLLAATLHDQTPHPEIQAFTFSYQSLFADPEPAAAAHTAAAFHLPHQILAAGEAHPFEGWQPTPEPTLSFFPQLQQWHYPTLARHSRILLYGQGGDEGMRPSTVAELWRGMPTGLLLRDLWRCLVTDQKRPQWGTGIQARWRSRTNHDDLWQTYPTWLNPDFAARVQCQERWQQYHQAPPTMHPRRDRAYHHLLHPRWRLNFETSDPGFHGFPLEFPVPFLDLRLLNYLLAVPPLPWFVDKTLLRATLRDRPRQRRTPFPPAVLERPKTALAGQPLLIHLQRGVTPWHGIRDCDAIAAYVDAIALLKTIPAHPTHINQVWPALRIVNLARWLDHHAAH, encoded by the coding sequence ATGAGCGGTCTTTTTGCCCTGTGGCAGCGGGACGGTCAACCCTGTGATCCGGCCGTCCTGCACGCGATCCAAACAGCGTTAATCTCGTCTGGGCCCGATGCTCAAACCCTTTGGCAGGAGCAGCCGCCGATCGCGCTGGGCCATACGTTACTCACGGTGCAGACCGATACCGACCCGGATCGGCAGCCCTTGACCCTGGATGGTCAGGTGTGGATCACGGCATCGGCGCGGTTGGATGGCCGGGCCCAGTTGCGCGATCGCCTCTATCAGGCGGGATATCCGGTGGCGGTGACGGCTCCCGATGGGCTGTTGGTGTTGATGGCTTATTTGGCTTGGGTGGAAGACTGTGTGGACTATCTCCAGGGGGATTTTGCCTTTGCGGTTTGGGATCAACGGCGAGATTGTTTATTTTGTGGGCGGGATCAGTTCGGGATTAAGCCGCTTTACTATGCCGAAGTGGGGCCGGTGGTGGTGGTGAGTACGACGATCGCAGCGATTCAAGCCCATCCGCAGGTTTCAACGGCATTGAATGAGGAGGCGATCGCGGATTTAATGCTCTTCGATGTCCATCAAAATCTCCACATCACGACATTTCAAGCGATCCAAGCCATCCCAGGGGGGCATTGTCTCTCGGTGCGGCGCGATCGCCTCCAGGTGCGGCGCTATTGGACGTTACCCGTCCCGGAACCGATCCGGTATCGCGATCCCCACAGCTATATTCTCCACTTTCAAGATCATCTCGAAATGGCGGTGCGCGATCGCACCCGGAGCGATCGGATCGGCCTCCTCCTCAGTGGTGGTCTTGATTCTGGCCTCCTTGCCGCCACCCTCCACGACCAGACCCCCCATCCTGAAATCCAGGCGTTCACCTTCAGCTATCAGTCATTATTTGCCGACCCAGAACCCGCCGCCGCTGCCCACACCGCCGCCGCCTTCCACCTCCCTCACCAGATCCTCGCAGCGGGCGAGGCTCACCCCTTCGAGGGTTGGCAACCCACCCCAGAACCAACGTTGAGCTTCTTTCCACAACTGCAACAGTGGCACTATCCCACCCTGGCCCGTCACAGCCGCATCTTGCTCTATGGCCAAGGGGGTGATGAAGGAATGCGCCCCTCAACGGTGGCGGAACTGTGGCGCGGGATGCCCACCGGACTGCTCCTGCGGGATCTGTGGCGTTGTCTTGTGACCGATCAAAAACGCCCCCAATGGGGTACGGGGATTCAAGCTCGCTGGCGATCGCGAACGAATCACGATGACCTGTGGCAAACCTATCCCACCTGGTTAAACCCGGACTTTGCGGCGCGGGTACAGTGCCAGGAACGATGGCAACAGTATCACCAAGCCCCGCCCACCATGCATCCAAGACGCGATCGCGCCTATCATCACCTGCTCCATCCCCGCTGGCGGCTGAATTTTGAAACCTCTGATCCGGGTTTCCATGGCTTCCCCTTAGAATTTCCCGTTCCGTTTCTCGATCTGCGGCTGTTGAATTATCTCCTCGCTGTGCCGCCCCTGCCGTGGTTCGTGGACAAAACCCTCCTGCGGGCCACATTGCGCGATCGCCCCCGCCAACGCCGTACTCCCTTCCCCCCCGCAGTGCTCGAACGCCCGAAAACTGCCCTCGCCGGTCAACCTCTCTTGATCCATCTTCAGCGGGGTGTCACTCCTTGGCATGGGATCAGGGATTGTGACGCGATCGCGGCCTATGTGGATGCGATCGCCCTCCTCAAAACCATTCCCGCCCATCCCACCCACATCAACCAAGTCTGGCCCGCCCTCCGGATCGTCAACCTCGCCCGCTGGCTCGATCACCATGCTGCTCATTAA